A region from the Benincasa hispida cultivar B227 chromosome 8, ASM972705v1, whole genome shotgun sequence genome encodes:
- the LOC120083686 gene encoding L-tryptophan--pyruvate aminotransferase 1 — translation MFNFCTCVNFKQEPCSDEERQSDSPVRKRDLKKGIYDTCNNAPLTLVSTSERRDYGEDRVINLDAGDPTMYETFWKKMGKKATVVIPGWRSMSYYSNGRSLCWFLEPDLCQQILRLHRIVGNAITEGRYIVVGTGSSQLILAALYALASPDSSEPTDVVSPVPYYSSYPSMCDYLKTSLFRWGGDASTYEKDGSYIEIVTSPNNPDGSLREPVVNRSGGKVLHDLAYYWPHYTPITAPADFDLSLFTASKCTGHAGSRIGWALVKNPEVAMKMVKFIELNTIGVSKDSQLRTARMLSVVSDSCEQVGSTSDSRNESFYGFGHRLMRERWCRIRQAVKHGGMFTLPDFPTAYCTFLNQPTESRPAFAWLKCEDDEEDCAGLLRRHKILGRSGVSFGCSPKFVRVSMMDRDDNFDLLVQRISKITNAPNSEH, via the exons ATGTTCAATTTTTGTACTTGTGTGAATTTCAAGCAAGAGCCCTGCAG CGATGAGGAACGGCAGAGCGATTCCCCGGTAAGGAAAAGAGATTTGAAGAAGGGTATATATGACACTTGTAATAATGCTCCTTTGACTTTGGTTTCGACATCTGAACGTCGAGACTATGGAGAAGATCGAGTCATCAACTTAGACGC TGGAGACCCAACAATGTACGAAACGTTTTGGAAGAAAATGGGGAAGAAAGCGACGGTGGTGATACCAGGGTGGCGATCCATGAGTTACTATTCCAACGGTCGGAGCCTTTGTTGGTTTCTTGAGCCCGATTTATGCCAGCAAATTCTCCGGTTACACCGTATTGTTGGCAATGCCATAACCGAAGGTCGGTACATTGTTGTCGGCACCGGTTCCTCCCAGCTTATACTGGCCGCGCTTTATGCCCTCGCTTCCCCTGATTCTTCCGAGCCTACTGACGTCGTCTCTCCCGTCCCTTATTATTCG TCGTATCCGTCAATGTGCGACTACTTAAAAACAAGTCTTTTCAGATGGGGTGGAGATGCGAGTACATACGAGAAAGATGGATCATACATAGAAATCGTGACTTCACCAAATAACCCGGACGGTTCTCTACGTGAACCGGTGGTGAACCGGAGTGGAGGCAAAGTGTTGCATGATCTTGCATATTATTGGCCTCATTACACTCCTATTACTGCTCCGGCTGACTTTGATCTCTCATTGTTCACAGCCTCTAAGTGCACTGGCCATGCTGGTTCTCGCATCGG GTGGGCTCTTGTTAAAAATCCGGAAGTAGCAATGAAAATGGTGAAGTTCATTGAGTTGAACACGATCGGAGTGTCTAAAGATTCGCAACTGCGAACGGCGAGGATGTTGAGTGTAGTATCAGATAGTTGTGAGCAGGTTGGGAGTACTTCAGACAGCCGCAATGAATCCTTTTATGGGTTTGGGCATCGGCTCATGAGGGAGAGGTGGTGTCGGATTAGACAAGCTGTTAAACACGGTGGCATGTTCACTCTCCCTGACTTCCCTACTGCTTACTGTACCTTTCTTAACCAACCTACCGAGTCCCGACCTG CTTTTGCGTGGCTAAAATGTGAAGACGACGAAGAAGATTGTGCAGGTTTACTTCGACGCCATAAAATATTAGGTCGAAGTGGAGTGAGTTTCGGGTGCAGTCCAAAGTTCGTACGTGTCAGCATGATGGACCGAGACGACAACTTCGACTTGTTGGTTCAAAGGATTTCTAAGATCACTAATGCTCCTAATTCTGAACATTGA